The genomic DNA GGGAGGCAGCCTGTCTGAAAGCGTTGGTGCTGTTTCGACCGGATCAACCACGATTGTACGCAGCGCACGAGGTGCTACTGCTGCAAGACCAGACCGTCGCCCTGTTGCACGAAAagtgtggtggtgtgcggCTGGGCCatctgctgctactacttccGGCCATCAAGGCAGCAGCCAACGCGAAAGTACTGCAGGAGATGCTGTTCCGCAAGACGGTCGGTGAGGTGGCAATCGAGCGGCTCCTGATTGACCTGATGAAGACATAGCACCTAGCGACTTAATCCGAAGTGTTCGATTCGAACCCGTTTCTCAGTGTAATGCAATTATAGATCGTAATGTAACACGGTATCAGAAAAGCTGTTGTAAAAATCGGTTTTACAGTGTTCAGTGTGTTCCTTAGACTAATAGTAAGCAAAAGACCCTAAGAAAAGATACAAATAAAGCCGCTGTCTGTCAGAAGACTACTGTAACCGTTTTAGTTTTGGTCCATTTTTAACcacattaaaaatatgaaTTATATTTGCTACTCTGCTACCTTCAGTTCCGCTATAGATTCAAAAGAAATCGGCCGCTTTTGGGCGCTTGCCTCCGGTGGGTATGTCCAGCAGATCGTCCGTCAAATCCGCCGTCGAGCTGCCGCCCTTCGCTCCCACGAGCGGTGTCTTCCGACGTACAATCGCTCCCGGAGATGGTGTCACATGCCGGTGCTTGGTCTTGCTGCCACTAGCACCACTCCGTCCGCTGGCCGGTTTCATTACGGGCGTTTTAAGTCCAGTCGATCCGATGGCCGGTGATACGAGCGGGCTGGGTGTGCTCAAAAAGCCCAGCTTATTGGTAGCCAACCGTCGAGCGGCCGGTGACATGCTGGCAAGCCGATCGAACGAACTGCGCACCGACGGTGACGCTATGTTCCGGCGGGCCGCTTCGAtcgcttttgctttcttttcgcgCGATTTTTCCGCTGCCTTTTCCGCCAGCTGGAGGGCTAAATTTTCCCGCTTCGATGTTTCCACTATGCGGAACGATGGGCCACCGGCCGATGGGTGTAACGGTGTGTCGCCACCATCCAACCGGAACGGGGTGCCCTCGATTTCACCCCACGTAAACAGCGGACTGTCCGTTACGCCCGGGCAGGGTGAGGGACTCTTGACGAATCCGAAGCCACGCACCTGCGGTGTATCGCCGGCGGATTGATCCACCACCCGACCATCGACACCGATTTTTTCCGGCAAATGTTTGGCCTGCGTTTTGGCCGCTTCCACAATCGCCTGCCGGCTGTCCTGTTCGTTGAACGGGTTGTAGTGGAGCCGGGTGCTGCTGTGATTGATTTCCTGCTTCCGTTTCGCCATCTCTAGCTGCTCTTCCTTCGTCAGCTCGACACCGTCCGGGGTGTACATGATGTAGTTTTTGTTCGTGTACCGCCACATATCGAGCTGCTTTGGGCGCTCCTGTTGATTAAACTGCTGCTCGATGCTCGGTAGAGCCAGCGCCTGACCCATTTCGATGGCGGATGTTCCTTCGGCCTGGTAGAGCACGGAAAACTTTTGACGCAACTTCCGGTCGGCCGATTCGATAATCTCCTGAAAGCTGTCATTGTCTTCGCTGGTATACGCCTGCAGGAAGCTGTCAAGTGAATGCTTATCACCGAGTGTTTTGGTTGATTTGTTTGAACCCACGCTGGAGGTCGACCGGATCGAGGGAGGAACTTCGCTGGCTGGTGACGCATTCGGTAAGGGCGTTTCGAATGTGGCGGGACTGGCTGTCGGCGAAAGAGAAGAAACTTATAAGCGCAGTTCAAGTAAAGTTTAACAAACCTAGCGGGTACTAACCTGCTCGAGATGAATTTGGCCTCTTGGAGCTGTACTTTGAAAAGATCTGTCTCATTTTGCAAACATCATTGCAGGCGAGGGCGTCCAGATACTCGTTCTGTGCCTTTAGCTTCTGCAAATCCGGGAAAAAATCACGCTGTATGATCTTACCCATTTCCTGAAAAACGAAGCAAGCAGCATGAATACAATGTCCGGCCAACAGACGAGATTCGTCCGTCCCACGTACCTGTAGATATTCCTCCTCGTTGAGAATGATTTTATCTTTCGCTTTAGCCTTTGGAACGATCGGTGTTTTGAATACTGCTACTGCTTTACCCTGTTCCTTGATAGCCTGCAAGGCTCGTTCACCCGGTTTTGCCATTGTGAAAGCAATAAGTTAAGCGAAATGTTCTTTGTTAATTGTAAATTTCTACACTGAAATGGTATTACGCgttgttttgtaaacaaagcaaaccTATTTGACAGCTGGTACGAATCATACGCACCTAATGACAGTTAGATGCTTTCGCTATCATCCGCATACAGTCGTAATGGCGCTGTACCGATATTACCACGTTTATTTCAAAATGACAGTTGAAATTAAATGACGAAAAAACTGTTGTTACTCGCAAAATTGTTTTCATCAAAAACTCacgaaaaaagtaaacaaacgcaataacaTTTTGTTCTTATCGTATCTCTTTATTCACATTGTCGAGGAAATGTGTTATAGTTTTCAATGTCAATAGTTTTCGCTTTCTTATAGTGTCTTCATTAGCTATAAACTACTTCGAAACGCAACTGCAGCCCAGTGGCGGTTCAAGGTCTtcggaggccccgagcggaatggcagttgaggccccgtCTAACTGTGGTTCGTTTTTGAGTAACACCAACAGAGGATTTCAACGAGGCTCCTAGATAGATCCGTCACTGCCGCAGACTATTGCCCACCTACACGCGGCATACCGGTTTACAGCTTATTGGCAACGAAGGCACTCAGCAGAATGGCACCGACCAGCAGCTGAACCTGTGCGATCACACTACCCGCTGCGTTGTATTCGAAATGGCGGAAGTTGCACCCATTACCGGAGCACACGTGACAGTCACGGTTATTCCGGCATTGTTCGTTTTCCGACAGACAGCCGCGCACCACACTGTTCTCACGCACCTGCACCACACACTGATCGTCCGCGACGAAGCGCAGACAGGGCGTCGGCTCCGTGAGGATCTCGTCCGAGCAGGTACTGTTGGTGGTACCCTCGCACTGGTGGCAGTGCAGTCGGCCGTGCGGGAACAGGTTGCCGTTGCAGgcggtttcgttttcgttcgaGCAAAGCTGACAATTGTTTACCAGGGCACAGTTATCACGTTCCTCTGCCGTCAGCGTAGTCGCACAGCCGCGCTGCACATCTTGACCTAGGATTCCAAGTGGAAGAGATGCAGTTTTTTCCGGTGGTTAGTAGGATCTTCATCTCCAAGGCTTCCAGCGCAACACGCGCTCATCACTTACCAACAACACGCGTGAAACAGGTCACGGCAGACACGTTCGGAGAGGGCGGACATTCCGACAGCAGGATATTCTGGTCCGGAACCAGACAGTTCGTGCTGTTAAAGGTGGTGCACGTGAAGCACCAGACTGTGGTCAAAGGTAAGAAGGTGTTGGacgcaaaaataaaagaaaaaagatagCAAAAGCCCTGAGTTAGTGAGTGTGTTTGCATTTCATAACCTGCCTATGGATCAAGATAAGATAACAGGCCGTCAGCGAAAGTTGGGCCCTTCGAGTGCATTGAGCAACTTTTCGTTCAATGAGATGTGTCTCAAAGTGGTTTAGCAAACAGCATTGTAgaattatttgtttcaacacTAAATTCTTTTAAAATAACTTTACAATCAAACTATTTACAGTTCTAATTTGACACTATGGCTGCACTTTCAAACTTGTGAACGCATCATTGTTTCAGTAAGGCCTCAACTCGGACACTGGGAAAACGTGAGCCCAGCCACACCTAGAACAGTCAGCCGCCGAAAACGCGCCGTTTCTGCTTACACTATGCGCCTTCTCTAAACACTTACATGCTGATGCGTTTCCGGCACTGTAGGCCAGCACTAACGCCACCACTGCTAGGTATTTGTACATTTTGTTCACTAAAATTCAAACCGCAAGAATAGAACAAGAATCGGACACTACAGGGCGGCACACACAACTCAAGCGGTTCAATCTTTCACGGTGAGCTAATGGTGATGAACTAAAATTCGGCACATTCCTTATCCGGTCCGATACCGTGCTCGGTCAGTTACCGTGGGCGCTTCGATGTGCCGGGGGTAAGATAAGATTAGATACAACTACACGGAACGAGTTTCAGTACAACGTCAGTGCAGAGTCAGAGCCACTGGTACCCTATCGAACGGTTGCATCAAACGCTAATAGGTGAGTGAGTCGTGTCGTTACTTTCTACGGAACTTTTAAATATTTCGCCAACGgacttttttgctgttgtcgttgttggCATATAATGTTGATTGCTGAAGTCGTTTGCGAGATTCAAATCGGAGCGACCGCATGCAAATAAACGAGGTACCGGATGTTTGCACGTTCGTTTGCATATGAGTAAATGCGTTGTTTGATTGCGGGTAGGATTTGACTCAATTTTGGGGAATTTAAAGAATGCATCGTTCTTTCGAAAAAAAGCACAGAAAGTCTCATAGAAAATGTTGTTGGTAATTTTAGGAAGAATATTTTTGATATTAGTTACATTGTATAATCTCATTACATTTGATTAGCAACTAACATTATAAGCTTCAGACGCAATAATTAAATCAGATTCTGCAAACTTTCCGTCGTTTAATAATCTAGGGataaatagataaataaataagttaaACAGCCAGTTAAATATTGAAACGGTATCGAGCCGTCAgcttaaattttaatcaaatagaaaaatatataaataaataaacaagtaaataaataaataaatcattaaatagataagtaaataattaaataaataaataagtaaataaaaaaaaggaataaataaattatgaatACATAGTGACATCATCAAACTACTCAGTGAAAATcatcaaattttaaattcaagctatttattattttatttttggctaTCTCTTTTCTcaaaatattatttgaatACGGTTCATTATAATTATTGAAAAAGATAAACACTTTTATGACGATTTATTACTTTATTTGAAGgttgaaatttatttgaaagatttttataCAATTAATTGttgaattaaattataaaaaaattatatagcTCGATACGGCCTGACCGTTCTAACCGAAAATAATCCaagttttatttaaacatCATTTAGATGTACTCCATATAGTATACTGTGGatagtttatttaaattaataactaAGTACATAAGTGAGTAAATAAGGACATAGTAATATATAGGCCTGAGAAATAAGTGTACAAAGCCAGTTCACAGCTCAAAAGatatacaaataaataaatgaataaatatttttcaattaaatgagCCTTTGTGTATCTAATCGTAACGATATCGATCGCGCCCGACTAAGCCTTCTCTGTTGACAAATTTTGATGTTCTGAGTCACTAGTATCAGGTTGGAAATATTTGTTCCTCATCTAGATTTACGAAAATTTAGCATAAAGCTGTTTTTGTTCTTAGACAAATttctatttaattttccatcccgATTCTACTGCTCCCACACGATCAATTTTCCAATGTGAAAAAGCattagtttttccatcttttctGTGTGATATCATTCCGCTAGGGAAAGAGAAtccagacaaaaaaaacaacaccaaaaccAAATGCAACTCAACACCGAAAGCTGAACATTCATTGGCTGCTCGTACATCATCTCTGTGGCGCGCGCGGGCATCTGTCCGCGTATCTCGCGCGAGCAAGCGAGCACGCAACACGATCTCTCGCACGGGTTTTTCACGCACGCCAAGAACACGGCACGGGACGATGCGACGGGGAAAACCACCAGACCCCGGGAGGTTTGTCACAACGGAACTCCGCCTTCTTGTGTGCGGCACAAGATCGCCCGGATCGTGTTGTGATGATCGTGCTCCGTTTTTATACTTTGTTTTGTAGCGAGATTCGATTGCGGCCGCGATGCGATAAAAATAATCTTCACCCGTAAGCGATCGGCGACGTTGCCGATTTGTGTCGGGAGTCAACCGACAAATGACTAACGTTTGTGGGGGGTTGGTGAAAATCTCTGACGCAGGACGAAACAGGAAGCAGGACAGAGACTCAAACGGTTACGAAAGATGTATCGGACGGCTGAGTGAGCTGATGTTCTGAACAAGGAAATGTAGGAAGAGAGGCTAACTTAACTCGACTAGAAGCATGTGATTCATTGGCAAAGATAGTAGAGACAACAGTGACATCAGCAGTCAAAAGGCCTGGACAGATTCCACGGCTGATAGCTGGTATCTGATGTGTTATCTCCTAAAAAGAGATTTAACTAGCATTATGCCAGATACTGAAGGTAGTCTTCAGTCTTGTGAAGTACAAAACCCCTCTTAACCTCAAACTTATGCCGTAAttcgacacacacatacactctgaaaaaaacgataaataaatattcaaatgcATGGATGTTTCGGCAGAACCACAGTCCGGTGCGGGTACCCAGGAGCGAGGCGAACACTTCACAAATCAAACGCTAAACTTACTCATCGGCGGTTCACCCTCAGAAGCGGAACGGGCGTTGTTTATCGTGCGTCCGGAAAGATGCTCCACGCTTCCACGTTCTACGGGTGCGACACATTCGTGTGCCTTTGCAAGACACATCGGGTACAACCCGCGTAAAACCTCATAGCAcccgggggtgggggggggggggggcaagtTTACACAGCCACTCGGTAGCTCTTGGGGCGTCTCTTCCTTTGGCGTCTTTCGACATCACCCCATAAAACCGAGTCCATATGCCTCCCCACCAAAACCCGCTCGGATCTGCCACAGTACCTCAAACGGGTTTCGCCGGCTACGTCACAGGAACCGTCGACGCGGGACCTGACGAAAGATGGCGTTACTTCACACCTTTCATTTTCACGCCCGGAACGCACCGTTGTCTGGTCGCGTTTGCGTCTGGTATTTTCGTCCCCTACGGGTCGGTTCGGATCGGTTGCAATCTACGCAATCTGTACAACTACTACCGACTGGTGACTCGATTCTGGTGAGGAGAAGGAAGGACGGGCACGGACATCCAACGCGCTGGGACGACTACCGGGCACAGAATGGTTCTAATTGCATCCCGAAaaagatgatgacgatggatcGTCGTGTGTTTTCCACCGATCAGGAGTGTTTCCACTTTCAACTACGACGCACTCGTCAATGATTTGTACTTTCTGCTTGCAGTGGCGAAACTATGTCCATGACCTTTAAAATAATGCACGGTGTGAGTTGTAAGGTAATTGTGAAGTGAAAGTGAATGTTTGGCGGGTACTGGTGAATGAGTTGGGATTTACAGAGTTGGTTTTCCGTTTGCCGAGGGAAACTCTAACACACGATAAGCTCTTTTGCATCTAATTCAGACATATTAAcccggaaaaataaaattaaagatAATTGTGATGATCGGGAAAATATGGCGATTGCAGATGAAACAAGCTCGATATACCAGGATATAGATTCATTCCCTTTTCGACTAGAACTTACAGTATTCTCCACATACACGATCggattgaaacatttcaaactTAAAGCGAGACACAAATTTTCTGAAAATGCAAGCAATTCTGAATATCACACAGCTAATCTAGTTCATCCCATTTCAAACGAGAGATCGCTTATAAATTGCAGTAGAAAAAGTTAGAGGATTATCAGGAAAAAATAGTGTAAAAATATAAGGAAAAATATCATGACATGCTACGGATTATCTCAacgttaattattttttaaacaaattttaaatgattcAACGATGAGTCGAACTGGACGTCACATTATGATTGTGtggcaaaatggaaaaatagtgGCATTTCTTGTTCAATCATAGCAGCGTCGAGTTTACTGTTTCTATTGGCTCACCAAGTCGTGATATCGAACCTCTTCTTGACCGAACGTATACTGACATTTCTACAGTTAAGAAGATCTCCCACTCGAGCTTTATCGCCGCTTGTTCGATAAGCATCGAAGCTGTAGTAAGCATCAGCTAGCTAATATAGGGGAGCCTCTAACCAATAATGTCTCTGAGGCATTTGTagtagtcccagtactcaaatATACCTTAGAGACACACaaactctgtccaaaactgaccaAAAAACTTCTTAGCCGCGTTCAagaaggaagatgctcagaaagaTTTTCTGTCCACTGGACTGATCATGTGATGAAAATGATACCGGACGAACCAGTAGCATCCTGAAAACCTTCTTCCCAAGttgagatggatggatggtccTGCCAGAATGACCAAAATATTGGTTTGTCTCAGGGTAGACAAGACTGTGCTGGACCGTTGAGGTAACGAGGACTTCTGAAGCAAGCCAAAGCCGTGAAGCAATTGCAGCATGGATGAAGAACTGATTATCCATACATCAACATTGAACGGGCTATCTGACGGGGAAAATTGAGTCTACAAAGGCAGGACTATGACTCTCTCGAGGAAAATCTCTTTGCTTGCTTATATTACATGTTAGTGGATTATCGCTA from Anopheles stephensi strain Indian chromosome 2, UCI_ANSTEP_V1.0, whole genome shotgun sequence includes the following:
- the LOC118506532 gene encoding splicing factor ESS-2 homolog, which codes for MAKPGERALQAIKEQGKAVAVFKTPIVPKAKAKDKIILNEEEYLQEMGKIIQRDFFPDLQKLKAQNEYLDALACNDVCKMRQIFSKYSSKRPNSSRAASPATFETPLPNASPASEVPPSIRSTSSVGSNKSTKTLGDKHSLDSFLQAYTSEDNDSFQEIIESADRKLRQKFSVLYQAEGTSAIEMGQALALPSIEQQFNQQERPKQLDMWRYTNKNYIMYTPDGVELTKEEQLEMAKRKQEINHSSTRLHYNPFNEQDSRQAIVEAAKTQAKHLPEKIGVDGRVVDQSAGDTPQVRGFGFVKSPSPCPGVTDSPLFTWGEIEGTPFRLDGGDTPLHPSAGGPSFRIVETSKRENLALQLAEKAAEKSREKKAKAIEAARRNIASPSVRSSFDRLASMSPAARRLATNKLGFLSTPSPLVSPAIGSTGLKTPVMKPASGRSGASGSKTKHRHVTPSPGAIVRRKTPLVGAKGGSSTADLTDDLLDIPTGGKRPKAADFF
- the LOC118506537 gene encoding uncharacterized protein LOC118506537, whose translation is MYKYLAVVALVLAYSAGNASAFWCFTCTTFNSTNCLVPDQNILLSECPPSPNVSAVTCFTRVVGQDVQRGCATTLTAEERDNCALVNNCQLCSNENETACNGNLFPHGRLHCHQCEGTTNSTCSDEILTEPTPCLRFVADDQCVVQVRENSVVRGCLSENEQCRNNRDCHVCSGNGCNFRHFEYNAAGSVIAQVQLLVGAILLSAFVANKL